Genomic segment of Triticum aestivum cultivar Chinese Spring chromosome 6A, IWGSC CS RefSeq v2.1, whole genome shotgun sequence:
CATATGCATTAAAATATTTGTTTTTCTATTAAATTTAAGTATTAATGGGTTAAGACCGCATCCTCAATTACTTTACATAAATCCGTTGTGTGCAATTGTGGAATGAATGTAGTTGCTTAGTTACCTCCCTGTTGATGTGAATGTGGATGCTCTCTAGTTTCTGGGTTACAAAGTTGAATCCCAGGTATGGACGTATGGTACTTTTTAGGCTTCAAATATGGAGAATTACAAGTCACAGTGTACATATACTTTCCAAGTATCAAATATGGCAGGATTACAAGTTACAGCATATGTAGCAGGTTAACTACGGCATGATCCCCATATTTTCGTATGCTTAAGAGTTCTACTATTTTCTTACCTTGCAGGAAGAACACTGTTTTTGGCAAGCTTATTCTTGGAAATGATGTGCTGAAGAGGATTGAGCATGTTGATGTGGATGGTTCTACTAATAAGCCTATCGTTCCAGTAAGAATAGTGGATTGTGGGGAGCTTGTTGATGGTAAAGGCCGGGGATCTTTCTCAACTGAAAATGGTACTGCTCAAATCAATGATAGCAATTTTCAAATGGACTGGAGATTCTCAAATCAACTGCAATTTTCAAATTTTAACAACATACGTAGCAAGCGTGATCTAAGCATCTAATAATTCTTGATCTTTTTACCATCTTTTCTGTGCTATTATATCCACAGATAAAAAGAAAGTTAAGTCAAAGTTGTCCATTGATTCATCTGAAGACGAAGGTAATGAAGAAAAACACAAGGGCCGTCGCAAGAAATCTTtgaagaggagaaagaagaagagaagaTACTCTTCTTCAGAATCAGAAACCTCATCTGAGTCTGAGTCGTCAGATTCTGAGAGTGAATCAGATTACTCCAGCGAGTCGTCTGACATCAGCAGCTCAAGTGATGACAAGCGGAGACGAAGGAAGAGACACTCCAAGAAGGATAAACGCAAGCATGGGAAAAGAAGGCGAGATCGCAGGCGCGAGAAAAGACGTAGAAAGCGTGACAGGAAATCAAAGCAGAAGTCAAAAAGGTTTGTTCACATTCCCAAATTGAACATTTCAGTCTGTTTGCTGACATATAACATAAGTTCAATTACCAGGATGGTAGAGAGTGACAGTGAAACTGGAAATGCGAGTGATGGCAGCTCTGAGGATGCCAGAAGAAAGCGGCAACGCCATGGAAGGAAATCTAAGGCCACATCTCAAATTTCTGGTAATTTCCTTTTGTGGCTGATGGATGTGCTGTACATATCTATGCATATTTGTGTTGCTTCATTTCATTTGGTGTAAGCTGGAGTAGATGTTATTAAATTGTACTAATTTCTTTCTTGGGCCATCAGCCCATGACCCATGTACATCAAAATACTGAAAACACATTATGCACCATCTCAAATCCCTAAGCATACAAAAGAGCTGCATACTGTGCCATTTAAGCCCCACAACCACAAGTGATGTGGGAGTTAGATCATGTTAGGTAGTGGTATTCAGCTACATAATAGTTATTGTTAGTCTCTGCACTCAGGCATCATTTATTACTGTCTGCATCATCGAATATGCTTGAAAGCTGGAAAATCAAGTAGTTGCATGCTTGTATTTTGCGCGATATGAAACCATTGGGGTACTTTGGTGGCATTCATGCAATTACAACCTGTCAACTACTCACTGCCTTACAATTTTCTTGCCAGCTGAAGATCACACAGCAGTAGCTGCTCTGAAGGATGCCACTTCAACTCAGGAAAAGATTGGAACACCAAGGAGTCTGGCACAAGAAGACAAATCTCCACTGGAGAATGGCGAGATGCGCACAAATGGTGTTACTGACTCCAAATCTGAAAGGAAGGCCGGTATCATGCCTGTTCTAACTGGCAACCGAAGCAAATCTAGGTTCCCTATACTTCTTCACACATCAATCATTATTTGTGCTTACTGCATCTGCAAGCAGTGTTTCATCTTACATTGATAAGCAGGAGCCAGAGCACGAGTGCTAATCACTCCATGAGCAAGAGCATGAGTGTAAGTCCCAGAAGCCCAATCAAAAGGTCAAACGTCAGCCTGGAGAGATTGGTAAGCCCGAGTCCTGTTCATCAGCGTAGTAGAAGTCCTGTCCATGCTTCCAAACAAAAAGAAAGCAGGAGCCCACCCGGACAGAGGAATATGAGCATGAGTCCTCATCGAAGAAGCCCCAGCAAGAGCCCACCTGGAAGGGCAAGCAGACGTCCTGTTGTCCGCAGGAACAGGAGTCCTGTTGAAGTTCGGACAAGAAGCATTAGCAGGAGCTCAGCTAGGTCCTTGCAGCGAAGAAGTCCAAGTAGGAGCCCGGAAAGAACCCATGTGCGAAAAAGTGTCAGTCCAAGCCCCACACCTATGGAGAAGGGAAAAAGCATTAGCCGAACTTCTGCAAGATCTCCACTCCACAAGGGTTTTAGCCGGAGCCCTGATATGCCTCCCAGAAAGACTACAAGCAGAAGCCCTCAAAGGAATGCTCATAGAAACTTTAGCAGGAGCCCTGTGGGA
This window contains:
- the LOC123127256 gene encoding peptidyl-prolyl cis-trans isomerase CYP95 isoform X6; its protein translation is MTIEKMGRKKNPIVFLDVSIGDGPDERMIFELFANVAPLTAENFRALCTGEMGIGQSTKKPLYYKGSTFHRVIKGFMAQGGDFSNGDGNGGESIYGEQFEDENFVLRHDDRGLLSMANAGRNTNGSQFFITFKPNSHLDRKNTVFGKLILGNDVLKRIEHVDVDGSTNKPIVPVRIVDCGELVDGKGRGSFSTENDKKKVKSKLSIDSSEDEGNEEKHKGRRKKSLKRRKKKRRYSSSESETSSESESSDSESESDYSSESSDISSSSDDKRRRRKRHSKKDKRKHGKRRRDRRREKRRRKRDRKSKQKSKRMVESDSETGNASDGSSEDARRKRQRHGRKSKATSQISAEDHTAVAALKDATSTQEKIGTPRSLAQEDKSPLENGEMRTNGVTDSKSERKAGIMPVLTGNRSKSRSQSTSANHSMSKSMSVSPRSPIKRSNVSLERLVSPSPVHQRSRSPVHASKQKESRSPPGQRNMSMSPHRRSPSKSPPGRASRRPVVRRNRSPVEVRTRSISRSSARSLQRRSPSRSPERTHVRKSVSPSPTPMEKGKSISRTSARSPLHKGFSRSPDMPPRKTTSRSPQRNAHRNFSRSPVGSSRRSLTPVRGGRSRRNASRSPSPPRRAVSPPNHGRSPSRSVSPDGSKRIRRGRGFTQRYSFARQYRSPSVDRSHRYGGRGDRDRYQSQGHSLSITSKTIQKPTKKSITKQVQKEEPKRVTQPTSLSRPCKGRWLQQESST
- the LOC123127256 gene encoding peptidyl-prolyl cis-trans isomerase CYP95 isoform X7, producing MTIEKMGRKKNPIVFLDVSIGDGPDERMIFELFANVAPLTAENFRALCTGEMGIGQSTKKPLYYKGSTFHRVIKGFMAQGGDFSNGDGNGGESIYGEQFEDENFVLRHDDRGLLSMANAGRNTNGSQFFITFKPNSHLDRKNTVFGKLILGNDVLKRIEHVDVDGSTNKPIVPVRIVDCGELVDGKGRGSFSTENDKKKVKSKLSIDSSEDEGNEEKHKGRRKKSLKRRKKKRRYSSSESETSSESESSDSESESDYSSESSDISSSSDDKRRRRKRHSKKDKRKHGKRRRDRRREKRRRKRDRKSKQKSKRMVESDSETGNASDGSSEDARRKRQRHGRKSKATSQISAEDHTAVAALKDATSTQEKIGTPRSLAQEDKSPLENGEMRTNGVTDSKSERKAGIMPVLTGNRSKSRSQSTSANHSMSKSMSVSPRSPIKRSNVSLERLVSPSPVHQRSRSPVHASKQKESRSPPGQRNMSMSPHRRSPSKSPPGRASRRPVVRRNRSPVEVRTRSISRSSARSLQRRSPSRSPERTHVRKSVSPSPTPMEKGKSISRTSARSPLHKGFSRSPDMPPRKTTSRSPQRNAHRNFSRSPVGSSRRSLTPVRGGRSRRNASRSPSPPRRAVSPPNHGRSPSRSVSPDGSKRIRRGRGFTQRYSFARQYRSPSVDRSHRYGGRGDRDRYQSQGHSLSITSKTIQKPTKKSITKVQKEEPKRVTQPTSLSRPCKGRWLQQESST
- the LOC123127256 gene encoding peptidyl-prolyl cis-trans isomerase CYP95 isoform X1, translating into MTIEKMGRKKNPIVFLDVSIGDGPDERMIFELFANVAPLTAENFRALCTGEMGIGQSTKKPLYYKGSTFHRVIKGFMAQGGDFSNGDGNGGESIYGEQFEDENFVLRHDDRGLLSMANAGRNTNGSQFFITFKPNSHLDRKNTVFGKLILGNDVLKRIEHVDVDGSTNKPIVPVRIVDCGELVDGKGRGSFSTENDKKKVKSKLSIDSSEDEGNEEKHKGRRKKSLKRRKKKRRYSSSESETSSESESSDSESESDYSSESSDISSSSDDKRRRRKRHSKKDKRKHGKRRRDRRREKRRRKRDRKSKQKSKRMVESDSETGNASDGSSEDARRKRQRHGRKSKATSQISAEDHTAVAALKDATSTQEKIGTPRSLAQEDKSPLENGEMRTNGVTDSKSERKAGIMPVLTGNRSKSRSQSTSANHSMSKSMSVSPRSPIKRSNVSLERLVSPSPVHQRSRSPVHASKQKESRSPPGQRNMSMSPHRRSPSKSPPGRASRRPVVRRNRSPVEVRTRSISRSSARSLQRRSPSRSPERTHVRKSVSPSPTPMEKGKSISRTSARSPLHKGFSRSPDMPPRKTTSRSPQRNAHRNFSRSPVGSSRRSLTPVRGGRSRRNASRSPSPPRRAVSPPNHGRSPSRSVSPDGSKRIRRGRGFTQRYSFARQYRSPSVDRSHRYGGRGDRDRYISHRGTRYRSPPRRYRSPPRRASPRSSRYRRRSRSVSRSPPAYRDRARGGGYSRSPVRSRSPPAGKPSSRGDRARSLSRSRSLSGSRSRSPPPVQDCSPLASPSPKHASNDRSRSMSVSPEGKKGLVSYGDGSPDSAGK
- the LOC123127256 gene encoding peptidyl-prolyl cis-trans isomerase CYP95 isoform X8, producing the protein MTIEKMGRKKNPIVFLDVSIGDGPDERMIFELFANVAPLTAENFRALCTGEMGIGQSTKKPLYYKGSTFHRVIKGFMAQGGDFSNGDGNGGESIYGEQFEDENFVLRHDDRGLLSMANAGRNTNGSQFFITFKPNSHLDRKNTVFGKLILGNDVLKRIEHVDVDGSTNKPIVPVRIVDCGELVDGKGRGSFSTENDKKKVKSKLSIDSSEDEGNEEKHKGRRKKSLKRRKKKRRYSSSESETSSESESSDSESESDYSSESSDISSSSDDKRRRRKRHSKKDKRKHGKRRRDRRREKRRRKRDRKSKQKSKRMVESDSETGNASDGSSEDARRKRQRHGRKSKATSQISAEDHTAVAALKDATSTQEKIGTPRSLAQEDKSPLENGEMRTNGVTDSKSERKAGIMPVLTGNRSKSRSQSTSANHSMSKSMSVSPRSPIKRSNVSLERLVSPSPVHQRSRSPVHASKQKESRSPPGQRNMSMSPHRRSPSKSPPGRASRRPVVRRNRSPVEVRTRSISRSSARSLQRRSPSRSPERTHVRKSVSPSPTPMEKGKSISRTSARSPLHKGFSRSPDMPPRKTTSRSPQRNAHRNFSRSPVGSSRRSLTPVRGGRSRRNASRSPSPPRRAVSPPNHGRSPSRSVSPDGSKRIRRGRGFTQRYSFARQYRSPSVDRSHRYGGRGDRDRYQSQGHSLSITSKTIQKPTKKSITKV
- the LOC123127256 gene encoding peptidyl-prolyl cis-trans isomerase CYP95 isoform X5, encoding MLLPLQQRTSEHYAQVRWELDNQLRSHYITRDQHSTVSSRGSWHKMQADDLDCFSYHILPPSQNGGDFSNGDGNGGESIYGEQFEDENFVLRHDDRGLLSMANAGRNTNGSQFFITFKPNSHLDRKNTVFGKLILGNDVLKRIEHVDVDGSTNKPIVPVRIVDCGELVDGKGRGSFSTENDKKKVKSKLSIDSSEDEGNEEKHKGRRKKSLKRRKKKRRYSSSESETSSESESSDSESESDYSSESSDISSSSDDKRRRRKRHSKKDKRKHGKRRRDRRREKRRRKRDRKSKQKSKRMVESDSETGNASDGSSEDARRKRQRHGRKSKATSQISAEDHTAVAALKDATSTQEKIGTPRSLAQEDKSPLENGEMRTNGVTDSKSERKAGIMPVLTGNRSKSRSQSTSANHSMSKSMSVSPRSPIKRSNVSLERLVSPSPVHQRSRSPVHASKQKESRSPPGQRNMSMSPHRRSPSKSPPGRASRRPVVRRNRSPVEVRTRSISRSSARSLQRRSPSRSPERTHVRKSVSPSPTPMEKGKSISRTSARSPLHKGFSRSPDMPPRKTTSRSPQRNAHRNFSRSPVGSSRRSLTPVRGGRSRRNASRSPSPPRRAVSPPNHGRSPSRSVSPDGSKRIRRGRGFTQRYSFARQYRSPSVDRSHRYGGRGDRDRYISHRGTRYRSPPRRYRSPPRRASPRSSRYRRRSRSVSRSPPAYRDRARGGGYSRSPVRSRSPPAGKPSSRGDRARSLSRSRSLSGSRSRSPPPVQDCSPLASPSPKHASNDRSRSMSVSPEGKKGLVSYGDGSPDSAGK
- the LOC123127256 gene encoding peptidyl-prolyl cis-trans isomerase CYP95 isoform X2, encoding MTIEKMGRKKNPIVFLDVSIGDGPDERMIFELFANVAPLTAENFRALCTGEMGIGQSTKKPLYYKGSTFHRVIKGFMAQGGDFSNGDGNGGESIYGEQFEDENFVLRHDDRGLLSMANAGRNTNGSQFFITFKPNSHLDRKNTVFGKLILGNDVLKRIEHVDVDGSTNKPIVPVRIVDCGELVDGKGRGSFSTENDKKKVKSKLSIDSSEDEGNEEKHKGRRKKSLKRRKKKRRYSSSESETSSESESSDSESESDYSSESSDISSSSDDKRRRRKRHSKKDKRKHGKRRRDRRREKRRRKRDRKSKQKSKRMVESDSETGNASDGSSEDARRKRQRHGRKSKATSQISAEDHTAVAALKDATSTQEKIGTPRSLAQEDKSPLENGEMRTNGVTDSKSERKAGIMPVLTGNRSKSRSQSTSANHSMSKSMSVSPRSPIKRSNVSLERLVSPSPVHQRSRSPVHASKQKESRSPPGQRNMSMSPHRRSPSKSPPGRASRRPVVRRNRSPVEVRTRSISRSSARSLQRRSPSRSPERTHVRKSVSPSPTPMEKGKSISRTSARSPLHKGFSRSPDMPPRKTTSRSPQRNAHRNFSRSPVGSSRRSLTPVRGGRSRRNASRSPSPPRRAVSPPNHGRSPSRSVSPDGSKRIRRGRGFTQRYSFARQYRSPSVDRSHRYGGRGDRDRYISHRGTRYRSPPRRYRSPPRRASPSRYRRRSRSVSRSPPAYRDRARGGGYSRSPVRSRSPPAGKPSSRGDRARSLSRSRSLSGSRSRSPPPVQDCSPLASPSPKHASNDRSRSMSVSPEGKKGLVSYGDGSPDSAGK
- the LOC123127256 gene encoding peptidyl-prolyl cis-trans isomerase CYP95 isoform X3, translated to MTIEKMGRKKNPIVFLDVSIGDGPDERMIFELFANVAPLTAENFRALCTGEMGIGQSTKKPLYYKGSTFHRVIKGFMAQGGDFSNGDGNGGESIYGEQFEDENFVLRHDDRGLLSMANAGRNTNGSQFFITFKPNSHLDRKNTVFGKLILGNDVLKRIEHVDVDGSTNKPIVPVRIVDCGELVDGKGRGSFSTENDKKKVKSKLSIDSSEDEGNEEKHKGRRKKSLKRRKKKRRYSSSESETSSESESSDSESESDYSSESSDISSSSDDKRRRRKRHSKKDKRKHGKRRRDRRREKRRRKRDRKSKQKSKRMVESDSETGNASDGSSEDARRKRQRHGRKSKATSQISAEDHTAVAALKDATSTQEKIGTPRSLAQEDKSPLENGEMRTNGVTDSKSERKAGIMPVLTGNRSKSRSQSTSANHSMSKSMSVSPRSPIKRSNVSLERLVSPSPVHQRSRSPVHASKQKESRSPPGQRNMSMSPHRRSPSKSPPGRASRRPVVRRNRSPVEVRTRSISRSSARSLQRRSPSRSPERTHVRKSVSPSPTPMEKGKSISRTSARSPLHKGFSRSPDMPPRKTTSRSPQRNAHRNFSRSPVGSSRRSLTPVRGGRSRRNASRSPSPPRRAVSPPNHGRSPSRSVSPDGSKRIRRGRGFTQRYSFARQYRSPSVDRSHRYGGRGDRDRYISHRGTRYRSPPRRYRSPPRRASPRYRRRSRSVSRSPPAYRDRARGGGYSRSPVRSRSPPAGKPSSRGDRARSLSRSRSLSGSRSRSPPPVQDCSPLASPSPKHASNDRSRSMSVSPEGKKGLVSYGDGSPDSAGK
- the LOC123127256 gene encoding peptidyl-prolyl cis-trans isomerase CYP95 isoform X4 — translated: MGRKKNPIVFLDVSIGDGPDERMIFELFANVAPLTAENFRALCTGEMGIGQSTKKPLYYKGSTFHRVIKGFMAQGGDFSNGDGNGGESIYGEQFEDENFVLRHDDRGLLSMANAGRNTNGSQFFITFKPNSHLDRKNTVFGKLILGNDVLKRIEHVDVDGSTNKPIVPVRIVDCGELVDGKGRGSFSTENDKKKVKSKLSIDSSEDEGNEEKHKGRRKKSLKRRKKKRRYSSSESETSSESESSDSESESDYSSESSDISSSSDDKRRRRKRHSKKDKRKHGKRRRDRRREKRRRKRDRKSKQKSKRMVESDSETGNASDGSSEDARRKRQRHGRKSKATSQISAEDHTAVAALKDATSTQEKIGTPRSLAQEDKSPLENGEMRTNGVTDSKSERKAGIMPVLTGNRSKSRSQSTSANHSMSKSMSVSPRSPIKRSNVSLERLVSPSPVHQRSRSPVHASKQKESRSPPGQRNMSMSPHRRSPSKSPPGRASRRPVVRRNRSPVEVRTRSISRSSARSLQRRSPSRSPERTHVRKSVSPSPTPMEKGKSISRTSARSPLHKGFSRSPDMPPRKTTSRSPQRNAHRNFSRSPVGSSRRSLTPVRGGRSRRNASRSPSPPRRAVSPPNHGRSPSRSVSPDGSKRIRRGRGFTQRYSFARQYRSPSVDRSHRYGGRGDRDRYISHRGTRYRSPPRRYRSPPRRASPRSSRYRRRSRSVSRSPPAYRDRARGGGYSRSPVRSRSPPAGKPSSRGDRARSLSRSRSLSGSRSRSPPPVQDCSPLASPSPKHASNDRSRSMSVSPEGKKGLVSYGDGSPDSAGK